From the Primulina tabacum isolate GXHZ01 chromosome 3, ASM2559414v2, whole genome shotgun sequence genome, one window contains:
- the LOC142539396 gene encoding E3 ubiquitin ligase BIG BROTHER-related-like isoform X2: MGKGISPSKLLLPISHLYIASCEFKSLRMANTNDATDAAAEGAELDPNDIVGNPPSNGNDGENQRRRTPFTDLSQVDSDLALARTLQEQERAYMMLRIDGGDVSDYGSWETGSFGIEDNDDIDHDDYDDASEEDNNLTDVELDDDAEDVFDMYNHDGGVENESRNAELDPSVFSSDEAYARALQDAEERAMAARLLALAGINDMIIGEGDDDDDDGDGEDYGDNSQDAWDEVDPDELSYEELLALGEVFGTESRRLSVDTIASLPSVNYKSQGDEAGISDSCVICRLDYEDGETLTVLSCKHSYHTECINNWLKINKVCPVCSTEVRGRS; the protein is encoded by the exons ATGGGAAAAGGAATCAGTCCAAGTAAATTATTACTTCCAATTTCACATTTGTATATTGCTTCTTGCGAATTCAAATCTCTGAGAATGGCGAACACGAATGACGCGACCGACGCGGCCGCGGAGGGGGCAGAACTGGACCCTAACGACATTGTCGGTAATCCACCGTCCAACGGAAATGACGGCGAAAATCAGCGTCGGAGAACGCCGTTTACGGACCTCAGTCAAGTCGATTCCGATCTTGCCCTCGCTCGCACCCTCCAAGAACag GAAAGGGCATATATGATGTTGAGGATTGATGGTGGTGATGTCAGTGATTATGGAAGTTGGGAAACTGGGAGTTTTGGGATTGAAGACAATGATGATATTgaccatgatgattatgatgatgcCAGTGAAGAGGATAATAATCTTACTGATGTAGAGCTGGATGATGATGCTGAAGATGTGTTTGATATGTATAATCATGATGGAGGAGTAGAAAATGAGAGCCGAAATGCGGAGTTAGATCCTTCTGTTTTTTCTAGTGATGAAGCGTATGCAAGAGCTTTACAAGATGCTGAAGAACGGGCAATGGCAGCTAGACTGTTGGCTCTAGCCGGAATAAATGACA TGATCATTGGGGAAGGTgacgacgacgacgacgacGGTGACGGCGAGGATTATGGTGATAATTCTCAG GATGCATGGGATGAGGTGGATCCAGATGAGCTGTCATATGAG GAGTTACTTGCACTTGGTGAAGTCTTTGGAACAGAAAGTAGGAGGCTTTCTGTTGATACAATTGCATCCTTACCTTCTGTCAATTATAAATCTCAGGGCGACGAAGCAGGAATCAGTGATTC CTGTGTTATATGTAGGTTGGACTACGAGGATGGTGAAACATTGACTGTTCTTTCTTGCAAACACTCTTACCATACAGAATGTATTAACAATTGGCTAAAAATAAATAAG GTTTGTCCTGTGTGCAGCACCGAAGTCAGAGGGAGAAGCTAA
- the LOC142539396 gene encoding E3 ubiquitin ligase BIG BROTHER-related-like isoform X1, whose translation MGKGISPSKLLLPISHLYIASCEFKSLRMANTNDATDAAAEGAELDPNDIVGNPPSNGNDGENQRRRTPFTDLSQVDSDLALARTLQEQERAYMMLRIDGGDVSDYGSWETGSFGIEDNDDIDHDDYDDASEEDNNLTDVELDDDAEDVFDMYNHDGGVENESRNAELDPSVFSSDEAYARALQDAEERAMAARLLALAGINDSQLIIGEGDDDDDDGDGEDYGDNSQDAWDEVDPDELSYEELLALGEVFGTESRRLSVDTIASLPSVNYKSQGDEAGISDSCVICRLDYEDGETLTVLSCKHSYHTECINNWLKINKVCPVCSTEVRGRS comes from the exons ATGGGAAAAGGAATCAGTCCAAGTAAATTATTACTTCCAATTTCACATTTGTATATTGCTTCTTGCGAATTCAAATCTCTGAGAATGGCGAACACGAATGACGCGACCGACGCGGCCGCGGAGGGGGCAGAACTGGACCCTAACGACATTGTCGGTAATCCACCGTCCAACGGAAATGACGGCGAAAATCAGCGTCGGAGAACGCCGTTTACGGACCTCAGTCAAGTCGATTCCGATCTTGCCCTCGCTCGCACCCTCCAAGAACag GAAAGGGCATATATGATGTTGAGGATTGATGGTGGTGATGTCAGTGATTATGGAAGTTGGGAAACTGGGAGTTTTGGGATTGAAGACAATGATGATATTgaccatgatgattatgatgatgcCAGTGAAGAGGATAATAATCTTACTGATGTAGAGCTGGATGATGATGCTGAAGATGTGTTTGATATGTATAATCATGATGGAGGAGTAGAAAATGAGAGCCGAAATGCGGAGTTAGATCCTTCTGTTTTTTCTAGTGATGAAGCGTATGCAAGAGCTTTACAAGATGCTGAAGAACGGGCAATGGCAGCTAGACTGTTGGCTCTAGCCGGAATAAATGACAGTCAGT TGATCATTGGGGAAGGTgacgacgacgacgacgacGGTGACGGCGAGGATTATGGTGATAATTCTCAG GATGCATGGGATGAGGTGGATCCAGATGAGCTGTCATATGAG GAGTTACTTGCACTTGGTGAAGTCTTTGGAACAGAAAGTAGGAGGCTTTCTGTTGATACAATTGCATCCTTACCTTCTGTCAATTATAAATCTCAGGGCGACGAAGCAGGAATCAGTGATTC CTGTGTTATATGTAGGTTGGACTACGAGGATGGTGAAACATTGACTGTTCTTTCTTGCAAACACTCTTACCATACAGAATGTATTAACAATTGGCTAAAAATAAATAAG GTTTGTCCTGTGTGCAGCACCGAAGTCAGAGGGAGAAGCTAA
- the LOC142539397 gene encoding pentatricopeptide repeat-containing protein At5g08305-like, which translates to MVDVSSSVFLNLLDKCSSSSQLKQIQALLTSSGLSNIHPFTGKILSLAAISLDIDYAHRYFLQLSNPMIFHYNALIRAFSNSKTPHRSILTFVQLLLHGVAANHLTYPFLVKASARLSNPVLGGCIHAHASRNGFASDLFVSNSLIHMYGTCGEIENAQKVFGEMLATNLVSWNTILDAFAKCGDVVSMREVFDTMPERNVVSWSSLIDGYVKDGNHREALSVFETMRANGKPKANEVTMVSVLCACSHLGALQQGRSMHRYIVENKLPITLVLRTSLVDMYAKCGAIEEALVVFREVSARYTDVLLWNAMIGGLATHGCAVEALDLYKEMRELGIKSDEITYLCLLNACAHGGLVKEAREYLDIIAKNGMAPKAEHYACVVDVLARAGHVDEAYSLVSQMPIEPTASMLGALFNGCINYRKFEVAEAVGRKLIELEGDHDGRYIGLSNAYAVIKWWDEARRTREEMESRGVKKFAGCSFVEVLGKLHRFIAHDLAHSKFQEIYFMLGVLVEHMKLNEHPARLEIHFY; encoded by the coding sequence ATGGTTGATGTATCATCTTCTGTTTTCTTAAATTTGCTTGACAAGTGCAGCAGTTCGTCTCAGTTGAAGCAAATCCAGGCCCTTCTGACATCTTCTGGCCTATCCAACATCCATCCATTTACGGGAAAAATTCTGTCTTTGGCTGCTATTTCTCTCGACATCGACTATGCTCATCGATATTTTCTTCAGCTCTCCAATCCCATGATCTTTCATTACAATGCTCTCATAAGGGCATTTTCAAATAGTAAAACGCCACACAGATCCATTCTCACGTTTGTCCAACTGTTGCTTCATGGTGTTGCCGCCAACCATCTAACCTACCCTTTTCTTGTCAAGGCTTCGGCACGCCTTTCGAACCCTGTACTTGGCGGATGTATTCATGCGCATGCGTCGAGGAATGGCTTTGCGTCAGACTTGTTTGTATCAAATTCTTTGATCCATATGTATGGTACGTGTGGTGAAATAGAAAATGCACAGAAAGTGTTCGGTGAAATGCTGGCTACGAACTTGGTGTCTTGGAACACGATTCTGGATGCGTTTGCCAAGTGTGGGGATGTTGTTTCGATGAGGGAAGTGTTTGACACGATGCCTGAGAGGAATGTGGTGTCGTGGAGTTCTTTGATTGATGGCTATGTCAAGGATGGGAATCACAGGGAGGCCTTGTCGGTTTTCGAGACAATGAGAGCGAATGGAAAACCGAAAGCAAATGAGGTGACTATGGTTAGTGTTTTATGTGCTTGTTCTCACTTGGGTGCACTTCAACAAGGCAGGTCGATGCACCGATACATAGTAGAGAATAAGCTCCCGATAACTCTCGTCTTAAGGACGTCCCTTGTAGATATGTATGCTAAATGTGGTGCAATTGAGGAGGCACTGGTTGTATTTCGTGAGGTTTCAGCAAGATACACGGATGTTTTGCTATGGAATGCGATGATCGGAGGGCTCGCAACGCATGGCTGTGCTGTGGAAGCACTGGACCTTTACAAGGAAATGCGAGAATTGGGAATCAAATCTGATGAGATCACATACTTGTGCCTGCTGAATGCCTGTGCCCATGGAGGATTAGTGAAGGAGGCACGGGAATATCTGGACATCATTGCTAAGAATGGTATGGCGCCGAAGGCTGAGCATTATGCTTGCGTGGTGGATGTTCTAGCTCGTGCTGGTCACGTTGACGAGGCATACTCGTTGGTATCTCAGATGCCAATAGAACCCACAGCTTCAATGTTGGGAGCGTTATTTAACGGTTGCATAAactatagaaaatttgaagTTGCAGAAGCAGTGGGAAGAAAGCTGATTGAGCTGGAGGGCGATCACGACGGGAGATACATCGGGCTATCTAATGCATACGCGGTTATAAAATGGTGGGATGAAGCAAGAAGAACTAGAGAAGAGATGGAATCAAGAGGAGTGAAGAAGTTTGCTGGATGTAGTTTTGTGGAGGTTCTTGGAAAACTTCACAGGTTCATTGCTCACGATCTGGCgcattcaaaatttcaagaaatcTACTTTATGTTAGGCGTACTTGTGGAACATATGAAATTAAACGAACATCCAGCGAGGCTAGAAAttcatttttattga